Sequence from the Mesotoga sp. Brook.08.105.5.1 genome:
CTGCAAAAGACTTCTCTGCTCTGAGTCCGTTTATTGTGTAAACCATGTTTTTCTTGAGATATATCTCCCCGGTCAGAGCGAAGTTGAAGGTTCTATCATACCAGAAGACAGTGTCAAGAGTCAGTCGGCCTTCGGAAGTCGTTTCTTCTCCGTTTCTGCTTATATAGTAAGCTCCCTCCGCAAGGAGAGCCAGAGGGCTCCTCAACTGGGGAACATATGCGAGGCCGGCCTGGACTTCAAATCTGCTGCTCTGGGTCTTCAGGTCGTTCGTGAAGAGAATGTGATATGCCGGTCTAAGCCTATCAAGATCGAGATACTCTCCCCGGCTCTCTATAAGAAATCGCGACAGGGCGAATCCGGTGTCAAATCTTAGATCTGTATCCAGCCTGAGTTTGAGGGACTCAATCTCACGGTTCTCTATACCTACATGCAGGGCGTAGAAGTCCTCGGTGTTCGAGCCAACGAGAGTGTGTCTGCCCTGTAAGAGGAAATCCAGATTGACGATGCCCGGAGAATAGGAGGCAGTGTAACCGGCTCCAATCGAGACCCTGTCCGAAAGAATCGCCTCGAGATCTATCTTCCCCGTATCCAGCGTATAGCCAAAGCCGATAATTGTGGTGAACCTTAGATCCGGCAGAAACTCTATCTTCTCTTTTGCTGTTATAGAGACCTTGCCAAGTTTCTTCAATATGTATGGAGTCAGCGACAGTTTTACCCTGCCCGCTCCGGAATAGTCAAATACTACATCTCCTCCTGCAAAGAGAGACTCGCCGATACCAAAGTCGGTCCTCAAAGAGAGACCCGCGACCGGACTGACTCCTCTAAGTCCCAGACTGATTTCCCCGCTGAGCCTGGTCTTGTCCAGCGATAACCTCGGTCTTGCGGTGAGCCGGACTTCATTTTCCAGACCGTCCTGCTTATGTATCAGAGACTCCTTGAGCGAGACTTCAGTCATAACCTGACCTGCTTTGAAGTCTCTCAGCAGCTCAAGCGAGAGGGTTCCCGTCTTAGCCTTTTCATCGAAGCTGTATCCCGAGAGCAGCTTCAGCTCAAATACCTTTGGATTGAGTTCAAGACTGAAACCGAAGCCTGAAAAGGGTCTGGAATTGCCCGGCGCCTTGAAGTCTCTGTCCAGGTGAGCTTCCAGATTACCGACGACCGTCTTGCTCACAAACTTCAGCGCCCCTGCGGCCCGAAATCCGAAGTCTCCGGTGTCCGAGGAGACCAGCAGTTCCAACGAAGGCGAAAGGCCTTCGGAAATGCTTCCGTCCACCTTCAAAGACGCAAACCGGTAGCCTTCACTTAGGCCTCTGAATAGTCCGGTCAGGGTATACTTCCAGCCCGAAGAAGAGTAAGTTAGATACGCCATCATGTCGAGATCTCCCGGCGAGGTCGAATCGGTAGAATAAACTGCCTCGATCCACACCGGGTTGAAGTCCAGATCGAAATAAGGAACAGGTTTACTGAAGATCAGCAGTCTATTCGAATTGTAGAGGGTGTAGTCTTCTCCCCTTCTCAAAACCCGTCGAGTGATTATCTCGCCTTCGCTGTCTCTGGTGATTAGGCTTATAGTCTCGCCCCCCGAAGCCGGTACTTCAGACAGGTAATAAGGACCTCGTATACCCTCTCCCCTGAACTCCTCGGTCCTCTTTCCCCTGTAAACTGGATTCACGAAGAGTTTGTAGGAAAAGACATCGCCGCTGTATTCGCTGGAAAGACCCGTTCCACTTGACAGAAAGCCCGTGCTTCCGCGGGTTTCAAACGTATAGTCTCCAAGTTGAACGTTGAAATGCCCGATTTCATAGCGCAGAAAATACGGGCGAGATGAGGGAGCTAGCGTACCCTTTATCGATTCGTCGCCATGGGTGATATACGTATCGAAATCGGCCGACGATTCTTCACCGAAACGGAAGGTAAGCAAACCTTTATCGATATTGAGGCGACCGAAAACACCGCCTTCAAAGGACAGCGAACGATCTTTTAAGCTGTACTGAAGCTGTGTGCTTCCTGTTATAAGCGGTGGACGCGATTCGACTGCATACTCCAGACGAACATCTTTAGACAGATCACCGTACCTTACAGAGAAGTCTACTGCATAAGCCTGAGCCGTGGGCTTCAATTTAAGTTTAGAGACGCCATTTTCGAGCTTCAGTCTCGTTCCGTCCCAGTCGGAGGGTTCCAGGACGATATGCGAATCGAGACCTTCAATAATGAGAGTTCCACCGACCGATGATGGGACGCCCCTTTCATCGACCAGCGAGATTACGACCAGTACCTCTGTCACACCGTCGGCGGTGAGTATAAGTGGCTCGGTCGAGACTCTGAATTCAAAGGGCTCTCCGGAGAGATATACCTCTATCTCCTTGCTGCCTTTTGCAGTTCCATCCTGCCAGTCTAGCCTTATTCTATTCCTTCCGGGATTCAACTTCACATTGAAGTACTTCACAAAAAGCCAGAGGCCGTCTGCGTCGTTGGCCTTCTGACCTATCTGGCTCTCGGGAACGACAATATCGTTTACGTAGAGAGTGTGGCGGCTTTCTATGGGCATTGCCACCTCTACCATGAGTCTGTCAACGCCGACAAATTCCTGTCCGTTCAACGGTGTGACTATATAACCGTAATCGGAGAACATGGAGGGATCTAGACTCTGATTTCCAGAGACTATTAGCGACGCGGCGTCAAAGCCTTTGAGAGTCAGCGGATTTCTATATGTTATCGTCTCAACGATTCTCTCCCTGTGGATCAGCGGTATATCTATGATAGTGTACATTCCCGGCAGCGTCTCGATCATGAAAGATCTGTCGTCTCCAAGCGATCGGCTATCCTGATTCGGCGAAAGCCTGTAAGGCGTCACGTCAATATCTACCTTGACGATGTGGAGCCCCGGTTTCAGCCTGTCGAAATGAAACAGTCCGTCCTTATCCGTAACGACGAAGGAACCGTCCTGAAGGAGCAGTCTGACGGGCAGAGGTTTGCTGTCATCTTTATCGTAGAAGCCGTTTCCATTTTCATCTACATAAATCCTGCCTATGATTCCAGTGCCCGTATTCATAGGCCTGAAGACGCGCACGTCGACGACAGAGGGTTCTGTTACCACTTCCGTGCTGTACTCTTCGGATAAAATCGTACCGATAGCCCTGACCATGTTTTTCAGGAATTCTCCGGTAAACTCGTCGAGTCTCAGACGGTAAACTACCCTGGACTTCTCTCCAGGCTTCAGGTCTCTAAGATTATCGAAGATCAGCATATCTTCAAGTATCAGAGGCTCTACGGGTTCGCCGTCGATGCTTCCGCTTCCCTCGACGTAAGAGGTCCCCGGCGGGATTCTATCCTCCAGCCTGAGTTCAGTTACAGTTGCTATGGTACTGGGGTTTGACACCTCGATAGTGTAGGTAATCTCCGACCCCAGCTCAACGATCGAAGGAGAGGCCAGCTTCACGAGCTCCAGACTACCGTGGAAGATCTTCACGGAGACCCTTTCTGAGTCTTCGAAAGTTCCATCGCCGGAGACGGTTGCCGTGTTCTCAATTACGGTCCCTTCAGCGAGACCGTCAACCGTAGTGCATTTAAAGGTAATCTCCACACTCTCCAGAGGATCAAGAGAGTCGAACTCGACCGTGAGTATTCTCTCTTGACTGTTGAATGAAACCGTAGCCTCTTTTGAAACCTCAATTTCGTACGGAGCCGAAAGGAGCGAGGAAATAGGATCGCTAACCGTGATCTTTCCGGTCGAACTTTCAGACTCGTTCTCCACCGAGATAAGGAAACGCACTTCGGCCTTTGGCATTAAAAGCGAGCTCGAGAGAACGACTTTGGATATGCTTAGACTGTCTGACTTCCTGATATGTGGAATTATATCTATCGTTCTGTTCTCCTCGTTGCCCATTACGGTTTTGGGTATGAACTTAAAGCCTTTCTCGAAATTACTGCCGCTAACGCCTTCGGGAATAGTTGCCTCCAGTATTATATCTACCTCTTGCCCGGGAGCAACGACCCCGACATCCACATAACCGCTTCCGTCTGTGTCCGTCAGAGGAACTCCCGTATCGTCTTTGAAGACGAATCCCCAGCCGTCTAGCTGAAAGTTGGCACTTTCGATAAGCAGATCCATTACACCCGGCGCGTTTCCGTCGTTCTTCAGAGTATGACGGAATATGACAGTATCACCATCGAAAACCGTAATAGTGCTGACCGTAGTGTCCTCAGGAGTCATTTCCGGCGCGTCCGGGTATCCGAAAGGACCTAGAAGAGGGACTCCCAGAGCCGGAATGGTGAAATCGACAGTATTTGTCTTTGAGGACCATGTTGTTCCAAGCCTCGAGTAAGAAACACTGGCGGTGTTGTAGCGCCTGCCTGCCGCAACGTTCTTTGGGAAGAAGACATCGAAAGATATTTCGACAGACTGCCCTGGACTAACCGGACCGAAGGTGAGCTCGAAGCCCTTTATCTCTTCATCGTTCTGTGGCGGCTCGGGCAACCAATCCAGACCATCGAAGTAGCGGGCGGAGAAATCGTAATTTGAAAAGAGAGAAGCGGAATCGAGAACTCCGTCAACCAGGTTGCCCCCGTAGTCTATGAAGTCTTTGAGAACGAGGCTGTCCAATTCGTACTCCGAATTGTTTGTGAGGCTCACCGAGAAGGACTGCGAGCTACCCGGGAGAACGGTCTCCAGGAGTCTGGATTTTGTGGAGACGACAATCTCCTTCTCTTCCACCTTTATCTGGGCTATGTTGTCGTCATCGGTGTTGCCGGCCGGGTCTATTCCGACTATGTTGATAAAACCTTTATCGGTCAAATCACCGGTCTCTTCGAGGATAACTCTTACTATCAGCTTTTTTGAACCATCGATTTCGAGGTCGACACTATTTACCGGTGTTTTTGCCTGTCCCGAGATACCCTCTTCTCCTTCATCGAGATAAATACCGATAACTCTAAGCACCGGGGTCCCCGAGGGGCCGTCTCCAAAGATCTGAGAGGCTGAGAGCGAGATGGTTGTCGGGCTGTTTCCAAAATTTCGTGCCACGTAGTTTAGATCAACTGTGCTTCCTTCGAAACCCTCTCTTTCCTGACCGGGTTTCTCGAATGTCCCGTCGGGCTTTATCGTGAAACCATAGACGGGCAATACCGTAGTGACGACCTTATCCGAGAAGATCGTAATGTGATTGCCATCGATATCTCTGTATCTGGCAAAGGCAAAGTTCTCTATCTTAGAACCGGCAGCCGGTGCCGGGACAATCACAGTTGTCACAAAGATTAATATAAGAAGCATTACGATCTTCCTGCGCACCTAATCACCTCGCTGTCCTCATCTCTGTGATCTCCAAAGAGCTGTCCCCGAGATCACAGAGATGAAGAGCCATGGCCCGAAGGCCATGGCAATTAGATCAATAACCGTCTATCAATACCGGGAAGACAACCGTGCCTGACTGACCGGCCGTCAATGTTCCGATTATCCACTTGACGGTGGTTACAGAGGCAAGAGTGCTTTTGTCGAATGTTGCCCAGTCCTCCCATGTCACTCCGTAATCGGTGCTAACCTGAGACGGTTCGGTGAAGTTGACCGTGTCGGTTACTATTACAGGATCAAGAGAGGTGTAGAACGGAATCGTATCGTAGATGATCAGATTATTGATTGGTTCCGTTCCGGTGTCGGCATAGGTTATAGTGTAGATCAGCTGTTCGCCGGGCTTTGCATCGGTCTTATTGACGGCCTTCTCCAGAGTGACCTTTTCCGATACAACGACCGTGATATCTATAACAGTTGCCGTAACGTTAGTATCCTCCTGAACCTCGGCCTTCAGATAAGCAACATCAGTCACGCCAAGAGGTTCATCACTCGGGACCTCAAGCCTGAATATTCCTGTTATGCTAACGCCGGGCTCGAGTGTCCAAGTTGCATCCAGATTTACTGGGTTTCCGCCCTGAAGGAAAGTGAAGTCCCAGCCTCTCGTCGAGCTTGGATAGAGCTTTACAGTCACCGCTACATTACCCGTGTTTGTCAGAGTGTGCTCGTAGTCGATATTCTGCCCGGGTGCGGCCGATCCATTTCTGGATGGCAAAAGTGTAATGTGCCTGACAGCATTCACAGTGATCGTGTTTATTTGCGAGTCCTCAACTGTGGGTCTCGTCAAAGAAGTCGCAAAGAACTCCACGGGAACTGCTACTCCTGTGTAAAGGGCTCCTTCGGGGACGGTTACTCTCGCTATGATTCTGATCCCACTGTTTGGAGATACCTGACCAGTATTTGTTATAGGTATCATCTCATCTGGATCGAGAACTCCGTTTCCGTTGGTATCGATATAGAACCTCACCGTATAGCCATCAACAAGATCGGCCGAGAGGCTGAAAGTATCGCCAGCATCGGAGTTATTTACGACGTCAAGCGGGAAATATGCATAAGAGCCGGGATCGGCGTCTTTGTTTACCGAAGTCTTATCTACAGTAGTATCGGTGGCCGTTCCAGACATATTTCCGATCTTTACGGACGGGAAGGTTATTGGCTCGACCATGTCTGTTGTTGTATCGAAAGCGGCTGGAGATATCGAGGAGATCGCTTTCACGAGAGCGGTAATCGAGGTGACACCTACATCAATATCTGCGGGTATGAAGATCTTGAGTGTAATGTCGAAGGTCTCTCCCGGTGCAAGCGGACCGGTGTCCTGCATCCCGTTGTCGTCGGTATCTGGTAGTGGAGTAAGGTTCTCGGTGAAAAAGGAGATAGCGACAACATTATCCAGGCCCGCAGGAAGAACTCCAGCGATTGTAATGTTTATTATGTCCGTTGAGAGACCGGCATTCTTTACTGTATTAGTGAACTCTACCAGAGTACCGGCAACACCGGGCTTTATCGTGATATCGTTCGGATCTTCCGCTTCGGGATTGTCTTTGGGACCGATCCAGACCTTAGTCGTCTCGTTGCCCGGTCCCCCAACCATGATAGTGGAAACGTTTGAGCTCCTGCTCACAGTCTCCAGTGCAGTCGTCTTGTAAGTCATCGTCGCCACGTTCTCGATGATACTTGCAAGAGTATTGTCTTTCACCTTCACTCTCAGTCTAATCCGGAAACTCGAGCCTGCATTAAGACTGGCGATATCCAAGGTCACGGTATTGCCTGTTACATCAACAGTCATACCTGCCGGTACTTTGTCAAGGAAGCCAAGATATTCAAGACTTGCCGGCAGAACGTCGATTATGGTTATGTCTGAAGCTGCCTTGTTACCTACGTTAGCTCCGGAAATCGTGTAAACGACTTCGTCGCCGGCCTTGACTTCCTGCGGGGTGGCAGATTTGAAGAGAGTCAGCACGGCATCGTTATAGACCGTTGTGCGCGCCGCATTGTTGTGATCGAAAGCATTTACCGGATCGCTTGCCGAGTCAACATCAAGATAGACTGTGGCGGTGGTTCCGGCCGCAGCCGCGCTCGGCACCCTGTACCTGACTATGACGTACCTGAAGTCACCCGATGGTATCGGGATTGTTTCTTTCCAGAGCTCTTCACCGGGGTCAACGACGCCATTGCCATTTTCGTCGTAGAAGACTTCGATATTTTGCGGAGTAAATGTCGATGCGGTGTCGATATTCACAATCGTTTTGAAAGTATCGACAGTGTTTGCGAGATTGTCGATCCTGAACTGAAACTGCATAGTCTGTCCGGCGGCACCTGGTTGTTCTATTAGATCGGGTGTGACAAGTACCGAATAGACCGGTAGTACCGTGGTTATTACCTGGTTCGATAGGATTGTTCTGGTTACTCCCCTGCCATCGGTATATGTAGCCGCGGCCTGGTTCTTGATTTTGGTGCCGGCGGCAGGTGGTGCGGCAATCGCGGCAACAGCTATCATGACCGCGAGGAGCACCAGTAGAAGTTTCTTACTCATAAACTCACCTCCTGTGTGTTTTAATTGGACACCTTAACTCTGTAAAGCACTTTCAATATATCTGATGGCATAAACTGTCTTTCATAGACCCACATGATGTTTGTATAAGCCGTAGGATTGACCAATCTCCTTACTGCCATCCCCCCCCTCACTTCTTCAAAGAATAACGGTGGTTTTCCGAAAGTCTCCCCTCCATCGAAACTGAAGTAGAGCTCTAGTTCTCGACTCTCCCAGTCCAGATGTTCACGCTTCTCTCCAGTTGCGCTTCCCCTTATATAGAAAGTGCCTTCGGGGATCAATGCGATCATCTGGAGACCTTCGATCGTAGATTCCGATACGTTTTCATATGTGAGAACATAAAGAATCTCATCACCCGGAAAGACCTCGTCGGGTTCTTCGTATGTCTCTGTCGCACTCTGAGAATCCCAGACCTTATAACTTTCGATACTGACCTTTATAGGTTCCTCGTTGGCAAACCCCAGTAAAAAGAGTGCTGAAAGAAAAACGATTGTAAGGAAACACTTCTTCATCTGTATCCCCTCCCGATTATCTTCTAAGTTTCGTTTTGAATATAAGCCAGCCAGAGGAGCCTGGCTGCAACGCACCGAGTATCTTTGTGATATTAACCGTCAGAACTCCCCCCTCGCAGAAGGCCCAATCAAGATTAGCGTCGCCACCGTCTTCGGCGACCAGCAGATGCTCGCTGCCATCGACAGAGAGAATCACGTTACCGTGTGAACTGCCCATAGAATAACTGCTCTGAAGTAACTGCAAATCTCTATCCAGAGGATCGGTAATCACGACCGAAGGAATCGAAAGAGTTCCATTGTTGGCAAATGAGATCCTGTACTCGATTATCTCCCCGGGCTTTCCTTCAGATGACAATCCCCAGTCACCCGAGATCGAGAAATTGCGGGTCTCTTTGCGTATCGAGAGGCCCTCGGCTCCAACGGTAATTGTATCGTAAGTCTCGGCGCTATCGCTTCCCGCAGAATTAGACCAGTCTTGAACTGCCCTGACTTTTATTGCGTCGAACGTGCCGCTGATGGCTTCAGTGGGTATGTTGACTGTTAATCTAAAATAGTACCTTGCCGGAGACCTTGCGATATTGTTATCCCACAGACCCAGCACATTCCCTGCCGAATCGAGCTCATAAACAGCGATACTAAAGCCTTGAGATGAAATGGTCTCCAGAGAAACGCTACCATAAGTTGCAACGAACAGAGAATGATCGATACTGACGGTGCTTCCCGGAAGTCCCGAAACGGTGTTTATACCTTCGATGAGCAGTCTCTTCACATCTGCAAAATTGTTGAAGGCAAAAGAATCAACACTCGAGTTTATCGTTATAGTATTTCTCTCTTCAAGAGGGGCAGACCCGTCGCTATCATGGTCGCCCGTTGATGTATATGCCGGAAGATCCGTCTCTCTTATTACGATTGGATAGACAGGATCTCCGGAGACGAAGAATCTATAAAGACCGTCCTGGTCTGTGTATCTTGTAAATTTGTCCGAACCGTTTGTCAGTGTAACCAACACTCCCGGTATTCCCGCCTCTCCCGGATCTCTTGTAGCATTATTGGCCTGAGAGATGACGCCTGCACCGGTGTCATCGAAGACAAAACCTTTCACAATAAAACCTTTGAAATCACCGAAATCGGCCGTTTTGTTTACTGTATCTACTATCACTTCAACCCAGTTCGGAGTCGTGGATATGTATCCAACAGGATCAGATCCTTCAGTTGATGAATTGAAGAGATTCTGGGCGTCTTCCACAACTCTGAAAGTTCCCTGCGAAACATCGAAGCTATAAAAGCCTTCATTGTCCGTCTGAGTGTAAGACTGGAAAGTCCAGCCGCTTCCATCAAACTTCCAGAGCTTCAGCCTGACTCCCGCAATACCGGGTTCGGCATAGTCGCGGGTCCTGTTGAAATTGAGATCTTCATAGACGTAACCGCTGATCTTCAGACCCGAACCAACTGATTTATTCGGACCGAACTCGGAAGTACTGTAAGCAAAAATACCGAGAACGTTACTGAAGCTTTCGTGACGGGTTATAGCTGTTATGACTTTTGTGTCCTCAGAGACAGGGGAGACATTGCCCTCAAAGTTTCCCTGAGAATCTACTGTAAATGACCCGATATACTTTATTCCTTCACCGTAGTCCTCTCCCGAATAAGAGTCTCCGTCCCCTGCTCTTGCAGAGTATATCTCAACGACAGAACCGGCGAAGACTGCGCTGGGAGTGTTCTGACCTACAAATCCCTGAATAGACAGAGCGCTACCGCTTCGCGTTGCCAGAGCTATTACAGGGTGATCGATACCCGTATTACCATAGCTTTCATTGAGAAGCCCGTCGTTTGGATTCACACCCTCAATCATGTCCGAAGATGGCGCTCTGAGAAGATCAATCGCCAGGCCGCGATTATCACCAAAAGAGTTTAGCGAAAAGTCGCCATAACTTGAATCGCTGCTAACCCTTATACCGGAACCGCCAAAAGAGCCGTTGATGATTGACTTTCTGATAACCGCTCCCACAGAATCGTTGAGAGATATGGCCGAAGCGGTTGAATCGACGATCGTTGTATTCTCCAGAAGCGTCAGTTTGTCTCCCTGTGTATAGACACCGTTTCCGTGAGTCACGCCGGCGTGGCTTCCGCCATTCGCTTCTACGATAGAGTTTCTTAAAGTAACTGAACTCGCCGGAGAGACTATCGAAACGCCATTTCCGTCGGTTCCCGAAGGACCGATGCCGTTGTCCAGTACAATTACCCTGTTTACATCTATGGTATTTCCAGTCAGCAGAAGACCGGAGCCGTTGTAAGCGATATACGAGTCTTTTAGAGTTCCGCTTGCGTTGATAACCAGACCGTATCATCTGTTTAGATTGCTATCTTCAGGTCTAGATCCATCGGCTCTCGCCCCGCTCACAATATTATCAAGATTGAAGTTCTGGCCATTAATGATTACCGGAGCGGTAGCGTCGCCGACAGTGCCGCCACCGTTAAAGAAGGCGATGTTCTTCAACGAGAATCCTCCCGCGGTTGCCGAAGTTCTCAGAACATACTCTAGACCGTTACAGTCTATCTCGATCTCTTTGCCGTTGAGTTGGGGTATGGCAATTTTATCGATTCCGGCAAGACCGCCCCCAAAGTTTGAGACGTTACTGTTTATGATGTTCCCCTGCACAGTGTATACAGTGCCATCAATGGTTGTCTGGGTGTCGGTAATGTCCGGCAAGGCTGCCTGAGTCTGTATCGTCCACCAGCTGTTGCTTCCGAAAGATGAATTTTGAGGAGTCTGCATGACGAATCTCGCCGCATTGGCTCCGGCAATTGCATTTGAGTTCAGCACGAACTGTCGCAGCGTTCCCTGATTGCCGGCAACTCTGAAGCCATTATCTCCAGTGTCGTTAGTGTTGACAATCACGTTGAACGAGAAGCCATGATCGATCCCGCTTACGGATTGAGTGCTTTCCGAAAGGTCAACTGCAGACAAATGCTGAAAGGTGCTCTGACTGACGGACTTACTCCAGGTCGCGAATCTGTCTGAGATTGAGGGATCTAAACCGCCAAAGGCCTGTACATCATTGTAAGCACCGTCTTTGAACTCGCGTTTGAAGGTCTGTTCGGCCCAGGGAGTCGCAGGTGGAAATCCGGAATTGAGTGCTGTCGGAGCGACACTCTTCGAATCCACAACGACGTAGTATCTATATTGAGGCAAAGGTCCGAAAGAGTAGTTGCCATTGGAATCGGTATTAGTCTCCGCGACAAACACGTCACCATTACTGATCGCGTCGTTACCGTCGGCCTCTCTGTAAATTCTCACCCTAACGTTAGTCTTTGGCAGATCGACACCCGAAACAAAAGGCCCACCATTGTCTCCTCGGTCTTCAAAGGCTTTTCCGGAGACTGTCAGCGAGATACTGCTACAAGTATTTTCCAAGAGCGCTACTTCTCTGAGTTCGCCGCTATTGTACTGCACATACGAGTCCATTGTATTGCCTTGATCGTCTCTCACTACTGCCTTAATTATGTAGTCTCCCTGAGGAACCTGAGAATTATTCCACTGCAACCTCCAGGGGTTAAACTGGTCCACGGCCGTTGCGTCTCCGATCAAGACCCACTCGAAACCGTCGTCGGCAACTCCGTTACCGTTATAGTCAAAATAATAGTAGAACTTAACGCTTGTTACCGTCGAACGTATTACTCCTGAGACGGCGGTATGCGAATCGAGCACAAAAGCCTCGATCGTGGAAGGACCGCAGCCGGAAACGCTGATCCTGGATGTCAGAGGAATCTGCGAAATATGCCCACATGAATTCACAAGGTCTCCAAAGGGGATAGGTTTATTAAGAGCCATCGTATAGGTCCCCTG
This genomic interval carries:
- a CDS encoding DUF11 domain-containing protein, whose product is MRRKIVMLLILIFVTTVIVPAPAAGSKIENFAFARYRDIDGNHITIFSDKVVTTVLPVYGFTIKPDGTFEKPGQEREGFEGSTVDLNYVARNFGNSPTTISLSASQIFGDGPSGTPVLRVIGIYLDEGEEGISGQAKTPVNSVDLEIDGSKKLIVRVILEETGDLTDKGFINIVGIDPAGNTDDDNIAQIKVEEKEIVVSTKSRLLETVLPGSSQSFSVSLTNNSEYELDSLVLKDFIDYGGNLVDGVLDSASLFSNYDFSARYFDGLDWLPEPPQNDEEIKGFELTFGPVSPGQSVEISFDVFFPKNVAAGRRYNTASVSYSRLGTTWSSKTNTVDFTIPALGVPLLGPFGYPDAPEMTPEDTTVSTITVFDGDTVIFRHTLKNDGNAPGVMDLLIESANFQLDGWGFVFKDDTGVPLTDTDGSGYVDVGVVAPGQEVDIILEATIPEGVSGSNFEKGFKFIPKTVMGNEENRTIDIIPHIRKSDSLSISKVVLSSSLLMPKAEVRFLISVENESESSTGKITVSDPISSLLSAPYEIEVSKEATVSFNSQERILTVEFDSLDPLESVEITFKCTTVDGLAEGTVIENTATVSGDGTFEDSERVSVKIFHGSLELVKLASPSIVELGSEITYTIEVSNPSTIATVTELRLEDRIPPGTSYVEGSGSIDGEPVEPLILEDMLIFDNLRDLKPGEKSRVVYRLRLDEFTGEFLKNMVRAIGTILSEEYSTEVVTEPSVVDVRVFRPMNTGTGIIGRIYVDENGNGFYDKDDSKPLPVRLLLQDGSFVVTDKDGLFHFDRLKPGLHIVKVDIDVTPYRLSPNQDSRSLGDDRSFMIETLPGMYTIIDIPLIHRERIVETITYRNPLTLKGFDAASLIVSGNQSLDPSMFSDYGYIVTPLNGQEFVGVDRLMVEVAMPIESRHTLYVNDIVVPESQIGQKANDADGLWLFVKYFNVKLNPGRNRIRLDWQDGTAKGSKEIEVYLSGEPFEFRVSTEPLILTADGVTEVLVVISLVDERGVPSSVGGTLIIEGLDSHIVLEPSDWDGTRLKLENGVSKLKLKPTAQAYAVDFSVRYGDLSKDVRLEYAVESRPPLITGSTQLQYSLKDRSLSFEGGVFGRLNIDKGLLTFRFGEESSADFDTYITHGDESIKGTLAPSSRPYFLRYEIGHFNVQLGDYTFETRGSTGFLSSGTGLSSEYSGDVFSYKLFVNPVYRGKRTEEFRGEGIRGPYYLSEVPASGGETISLITRDSEGEIITRRVLRRGEDYTLYNSNRLLIFSKPVPYFDLDFNPVWIEAVYSTDSTSPGDLDMMAYLTYSSSGWKYTLTGLFRGLSEGYRFASLKVDGSISEGLSPSLELLVSSDTGDFGFRAAGALKFVSKTVVGNLEAHLDRDFKAPGNSRPFSGFGFSLELNPKVFELKLLSGYSFDEKAKTGTLSLELLRDFKAGQVMTEVSLKESLIHKQDGLENEVRLTARPRLSLDKTRLSGEISLGLRGVSPVAGLSLRTDFGIGESLFAGGDVVFDYSGAGRVKLSLTPYILKKLGKVSITAKEKIEFLPDLRFTTIIGFGYTLDTGKIDLEAILSDRVSIGAGYTASYSPGIVNLDFLLQGRHTLVGSNTEDFYALHVGIENREIESLKLRLDTDLRFDTGFALSRFLIESRGEYLDLDRLRPAYHILFTNDLKTQSSRFEVQAGLAYVPQLRSPLALLAEGAYYISRNGEETTSEGRLTLDTVFWYDRTFNFALTGEIYLKKNMVYTINGLRAEKSFADLFYITGAGYLVNDNRGGFYNRFIVQAGLTLWPDTVVYAGYGFGSLKESFLGNLRRDGFYFGVKIKLDDSWFFKSRNTGKLNLYFFLDKDLDTKFDTGEMPTSVKVRIDGEEYESDENGVISVELPVGLYRVELVEYPDSLVSLLKDSPELHVTEYGSRDFYWPFMESPAYVDIRIFVDSNSSGTYDKEEEYLKSFSINIGEDVVFTEDGTLTIPVSPGIIRISLDLASLGSGVSITTGSLNRQLELKPGERKNVEFGVAFQRKIEVVLFRDLNANGLRESDEPLLDASGILTIGGKPFRIGSQTVLEGVPAGVSRASLTMDRGFERLFSRTTPIETIEVNETGDTLVAIGFAQRSSLNISLIDETGDYLYEVVSLNVDGIEFQVFGMIELVGLVFGEHSIEITDLPKGYTVSENLRTIWLEPGKNGDLTISVEKK
- a CDS encoding DUF11 domain-containing protein, giving the protein MSKKLLLVLLAVMIAVAAIAAPPAAGTKIKNQAAATYTDGRGVTRTILSNQVITTVLPVYSVLVTPDLIEQPGAAGQTMQFQFRIDNLANTVDTFKTIVNIDTASTFTPQNIEVFYDENGNGVVDPGEELWKETIPIPSGDFRYVIVRYRVPSAAAAGTTATVYLDVDSASDPVNAFDHNNAARTTVYNDAVLTLFKSATPQEVKAGDEVVYTISGANVGNKAASDITIIDVLPASLEYLGFLDKVPAGMTVDVTGNTVTLDIASLNAGSSFRIRLRVKVKDNTLASIIENVATMTYKTTALETVSRSSNVSTIMVGGPGNETTKVWIGPKDNPEAEDPNDITIKPGVAGTLVEFTNTVKNAGLSTDIINITIAGVLPAGLDNVVAISFFTENLTPLPDTDDNGMQDTGPLAPGETFDITLKIFIPADIDVGVTSITALVKAISSISPAAFDTTTDMVEPITFPSVKIGNMSGTATDTTVDKTSVNKDADPGSYAYFPLDVVNNSDAGDTFSLSADLVDGYTVRFYIDTNGNGVLDPDEMIPITNTGQVSPNSGIRIIARVTVPEGALYTGVAVPVEFFATSLTRPTVEDSQINTITVNAVRHITLLPSRNGSAAPGQNIDYEHTLTNTGNVAVTVKLYPSSTRGWDFTFLQGGNPVNLDATWTLEPGVSITGIFRLEVPSDEPLGVTDVAYLKAEVQEDTNVTATVIDITVVVSEKVTLEKAVNKTDAKPGEQLIYTITYADTGTEPINNLIIYDTIPFYTSLDPVIVTDTVNFTEPSQVSTDYGVTWEDWATFDKSTLASVTTVKWIIGTLTAGQSGTVVFPVLIDGY